One part of the Kryptolebias marmoratus isolate JLee-2015 linkage group LG2, ASM164957v2, whole genome shotgun sequence genome encodes these proteins:
- the dhx34 gene encoding probable ATP-dependent RNA helicase DHX34 — MLLPPPCFTAKDSSNMSSSSAGAVGYQIRFEGTRTAATKLLFLTEGLLLRQIQQDKSLAQYQVMIVDEVHERHLHCDFLLGVLRSLLADRPDLRLILMSATINIKLFSEYFNSAPVLQVPGRLFPIQVIYQPIPPEEQASRSEKLDPRPYLRILQGIDQRYPPEERGDLLLFLSGVAEISTIQEACQIYATHTRRWIVLPLHSTLSLAQQDKVFDIAPPGVRKCIISTNIAETSVTIDGVRFVVDSGKVKEMSFDPKAKMQRLQEFWISRASSEQRKGRAGRTGPGVCYRLYAESDYNAFAPYPVPEIHRVALDSLILQMKSMGLGDPLSFVFIDPPPAASIQTAVTYLKEQGALDGRNELTSIGGLLAQLPVDVVIGKMLVLGSLFNLVEPMLTVAAALSVQSPFLRSSQQNPDCATARQPLHSNQGDPFTLLNTFNAWVEVKGERGGGSRKWCRRRGLEEQRLYEMVNLRRQFKDLLRSHGLLESEDGAPSGGDRKQRRERLTERRKLHQMKRDHEQQEGSKRKVLRLEEGQDGEFSSGSDTEDRRGCRKDKEGPGQDVDIQEVKFKLRHNVSALQEAVSVSQDLSSRQQALLKLLICQGLYPQLALPDEHNSTRKDSEQVFHTRNKQGVVIHPTSVFASDPEALHVPEDAGRDAGPDRRDSSKHQLLAFVTLLETNRPYLSNCVRVPALQVLLLIANSLDTNADCTRLVVDGWLELELKEPEEALRVLSTALSLRAEWERLLQVQLGQNSAGEPSGQSGSRKDREKLSEGLVRFLLYTEVLEQG, encoded by the exons ATGTTGCTGCCACCGCCGTGCTTCACTgcaaaggacagcagcaacatgtCGTCTTCTTCAGCTGGAGCT GTTGGGTACCAGATCCGCTTTGAGGGCACTCGGACCGCAGCCACCAAGCTGCTCTTCCTGACTGAGGGTCTCTTGCTGCGGCAGATCCAACAGGACAAGTCTCTGGCTCAGTACCAGGTCATGATCGTGGACGAGGTCCACGAGAGACACCTCCACTGCGACTTCCTCCTCGGAGTCCTTCGCTCTCTGCTGGCGGACCGCCCAGACCTGCGGCTCATCCTCATGTCGGCCACCATCAACATCAAACTCTTCTCTGAGTACTTTAACAGCGCTCCTGTGCTGCAGGTTCCAGGGAGGCTGTTTCCCATTCAG GTGATTTATCAGCCCATTCCACCCGAGGAGCAGGCGTCCCGCTCAGAGAAACTGGATCCCAGGCCGTACCTCCGCATCCTGCAGGGCATCGACCAGCGTTACCCTCCGGAGGAGCGCGGAgacctgctcctcttcctcagcggCGTGGCGGAGATCTCCACCATCCAGGAGGCCTGTCAGATTTACGCCACCCACACGCGGCGCTGGATCGTGTTACCTCTGCACAGCACCCTGTCCCTGGCTCAGCAGGACAAG GTGTTTGATATCGCTCCTCCTGGGGTCAGGAAGTGCATCATCTCTACCAATATCGCTGAGACTTCGGTCACCATAGATGGGGTTCGCTTCGTTGTCGACTCAG GAAAGGTGAAGGAAATGAGTTTTGATCCGAAGGCCAAGATGCAGCGCCTGCAGGAGTTCTGGATCAGCCGGGCCAGTTCTGAACAGAGGAAAGGTCGAGCTGGACGGACGGGCCCGGGCGTCTGTTACCGCCTCTACGCCGAGTCCGACTACAACGCCTTCGCTCCGTATCCCGTGCCTGAAATCCACAGAGTGGCTCTGGACTCGTTAATCCTCCAG aTGAAGAGCATGGGTCTTGGAGATCCtctgtcttttgtctttattgaTCCGCCTCCGGCTGCGAGCATCCAGACTGCAGTTACATATCTGAAGGAGCAGGGGGCGCTGGACGGCCGTAACGAACTGACGTCTATCGGCGGTCTGCTGGCCCAGCTGCCTGTTGATGTAGTTATAG GGAAGATGCTGGTGTTGGGATCTCTCTTTAACTTGGTGGAGCCCATGTTGACGGTGGCAGCCGCCCTCAGCGTCCAGTCGCCGTTCCTGCGCAGCTCGCAGCAGAACCCGGACTGCGCCACCGCCCGCCAGCCCCTGCACAGCAACCAGGGAGACCCCTTCACCCTGCTCAACACCTTCAACGCCTGGGTGGAG GTGAAAGGAGAGCGAGGCGGCGGCTCCAGGAAGTGGTGCAGGAGGCGGGGCCTGGAGGAGCAGCGTCTTTACGAGATGGTCAACCTGCGTCGACAGTTCAAG GACTTGCTAAGGAGCCACGGCCTGCTGGAGTCAGAGGACGGTGCGCCCTCTGGTGGCGACCGCAAGCAGCGCAGGGAGAGGCTGACGGAGAGGAGGAAGCTGCATCAGATGAAACGAGATCACGAGCAGCAGGAGGGGAGCAAACGTAAAGTCCTGAGGCTGGAAGAGGGCCAGGACGGAGAGTTCTCCTCAGGATCAGACACGGAGGACAGGAGAGGATGCAGGAAGGACAAGGAGGGACCGGGACAGGATGTGGACATACAG gaagtgaagttcAAGCTGCGCCACAACGTGTCGGCGCTCCAGGAGGCGGTGAGCGTCAGCCAGGACCTGTCGTCACGTCAGCAGGCGCTGCTCAAGCTGCTGATCTGTCAGGGCCTCTACCCTCAGCTGGCTCTGCCCGACGAGCACAACTCCACCCGCAAAGACTCCGAGCAG GTGTTTCACACCAGGAATAAGCAGGGAGTGGTGATCCACCCGACCAGCGTGTTCGCCAGCGATCCCGAGGCGTTGCACGTTCCTGAGGACGCTGGCAGAGACGCAG GACCTGATCGGAGGGACAGCAGCAAACACCAGCTGTTGGCCTTCGTCACGCTGCTGGAGACCAACAGGCCGTATTTGTCCAACTGCGTCCGGGTTCCAGCTCTGCAG gttctgctgctgataGCCAACAGTTTGGACACCAACGCCGACTGCACCCGGCTGGTGGTGGACGGCtggctggagctggagctgaagGAACCGGAGGAGGCCCTGAGGGTTCTGTCCACGGCCCTGAGCCTCCGGGCTGAGTGGGAGCGCCTGCTGCAGGTCCAGCTGGGACAGAACTCAGCCGGAGAACCATCGGGCCAGAGCGGATCCCGCAAGGACCGGGAGAAGCTGAGCGAGGGCCTGGTCCGCTTCCTGCTCTACACTGAGGTACTGGAGCAGGGATGA
- the prdm10 gene encoding PR domain zinc finger protein 10 isoform X1, whose protein sequence is METKQEASAVWSQTVSDDSSNPTQVHFEGGAVAQIVYGGDQAERAEQQVVYAADGSSYTSVESAEHTLVYIHPADGAQTVFADQPQVAYIQQDGTTQQVTVLLPGGQNMNAANLHVLSNVADAPQAILEPVSQEQLSASNSLADMADITDPPTSPLGATDSTDDSDEVEDDDSELEDWELRQPQAFDPHSLWCEECNCANPSDCPLHGPLHPIPNRPVLSKARASLPQILYIDRFLGGVFSKRRIPKRTQFGPVEAPLVPQSELQEHFFHLKLCLLDEAKDGEKPSDTWLDLSDEDGCNWMMFVRPARNHLEQNLVAYQYGSEIFYTCIKHIQPKQELKVWYAASYAEFVNQKIHDVTEEERKVLQEQEWNWPCYECNRRFVSSEQLQLHLNMHDDKLSSVTRSKGRGRGRGRKRFGTGRRPGRPPKFLRLDPPPVDANGDKTSEMLELTEKPLEERTDGAENGVKDVELELEPEEEEEAGAGAELVPPAEQRLPESTAPSSNSDLPGPLKEDPAPSGQSNLTSQDVQRAKKIRNAALQHLFIRKSFRPFKCTLCGKAFRDKDKLDQHLRVHGRDAFAFSCHICSKSFLSDSALEDHLVEHTENRSYSCLLCPDTFERLELLKDHVEVHSVDGCFTCPSCKKTFTDFIQVKKHIRCFHSEKIFQCPNCEKAFCRPDKLRLHMLRHSDRKDFLCSTCGKQFKRKDKLREHMQRMHNPDREAKKSDRTHRAKTHKTKTPTSDFESFAFKCRPCMMGFRRRGMLVNHLSKRHPEMRIDDVPELTLPIIKPNRDYFCQYCDKVYKSASKRKAHILKNHPGAELPPSIRKLRPAAPGEPDPMLSTHTQLTGTIATAPVCCPHCAKQYSSKTKMVQHIRKKHPEFAQLANAIQTPLTTAVISSAPAVIGADGATAEAVVTTDLLTQAMTELSQTLTTDYRATPGDYQRIQYIPVSQAGGGLSQPQHIQLQVVQVAPASSPHAQPPAVDVNQLHDPHSYSQHSIQVQHIQVSEASGAAPGATQGTSQPLSPASQQPSQDLSPAQLTPVTLAQSHSLQASSGQQPGAVQHAYIPGNWNYRGYPSEIQMMALPHAQYVIAEASAPVSGVGSNQVKTTHYVISEGQSELEAKQAAPQGAAQNAAEPLEQQPAAPTATQYIITATTNSSGASEVHITKP, encoded by the exons atggagaccAAGCAGGAAGCGTCCGCCGTCTGGAGTCAGACCGTCAGCGATGACTCCAGCAACCCCACGCAG GTGCATTTCGAAGGCGGAGCCGTGGCCCAGATCGTGTATGGCGGCGATCAGGCGGAGCGGGCCGAGCAGCAGGTGGTGTACGCCGCAGACGGGAGCTCGTACACCTCGGTGGAGTCCGCGGAGCACACCCTGGTCTACATACACCCCGCCGATGGCGCTCAG acGGTTTTCGCCGACCAGCCGCAGGTCGCTTACATCCAGCAGGACGGCACGACTCAGCAG GTGACGGTTCTGCTGCCAGGCGGGCAGAACATGAACGCTGCCAACCTGCACGTCCTGAGCAACGTGGCGGACGCTCCGCAGGCCATCCTGGAGCCCGTTTCTCAG GAGCAGCTGTCTGCGTCCAACTCGCTGGCAGACATGGCCGACATCACAGACCCCCCCACCAGCCCGCTGGGAGCCACGGACTCCACCGACGACTCGGACGAGGTGGAGGACGACGACTCGGAGCTGGAGGACTGGGAGCTGCGGCAGCCTCAGGCGTTCGACCCTCACAGCCTCT GGTGCGAGGAGTGCAACTGCGCCAACCCCTCGGACTGTCCCCTCCACGGTCCTCTGCACCCCATCCCCAACCGGCCGGTCCTGTCCAAGGCCCGGGCCAGCCTGCCTCAGATCCTCTACATCGACCGCTTCCTGGGCGGCGTCTTCTCCAAGAGGCGCATCCCGAAGCGCACGCAGTTCGGCCCCGTGGAGGCGCCCCTGGTTCCCCAGAGCGAGCTGCAGGAGCACTTCTTCCACCTGAAG CTGTGCCTGCTGGATGAGGCGAAGGACGGCGAGAAGCCGAGCGACACGTGGCTCGACCTGTCGGACGAGGACGGCTGCAACTGGATGATGTTCGTCCGGCCCGCCCGGAACCACCTGGAGCAGAACCTGGTGGCGTACCAGTACGGCTCGGAGATCTTCTACACCTGCATCAAACACATCCAGCCGAAGCAGGAGCTGAAG gtgtGGTACGCGGCGTCGTACGCGGAGTTTGTGAATCAGAAGATCCACGATGTGacagaagaagagaggaaag TCCTGCAGGAGCAGGAGTGGAACTGGCCGTGTTACGAGTGCAACCGGCGCTTCGTGAGCTcggagcagctgcagcttcacctCAACATGCACGACGACAAGCTGAGCTCCGTCACGAG ATCCAAAGGTCGCGGCAGAGGACGGGGCAGGAAGAGGTTCGGGACAGGAAGGAGGCCGGGGCGCCCGCCTAAGTTTCTACGCCTGGACCCGCCCCCTGTGGACGCCAACGGAGACAAGACGAGC GAGATGTTGGAGTTGACGGAGAAGCCGCTGGAGGAGCGGACGGACGGAGCGGAGAACGGCGTGAAGGAcgtggagctggagctggagccggaggaggaggaggaggccggcGCCGGGGCGGAGCTCGTCCCCCCCGCCGAGCAGCGCCTCCCGGAGTCCACGGCACCGTCCTCCAACTCGGACCTGCCCGGCCCGCTGAAGGAGGACCCGGCGCCGAGCGGCCAATCGAATCTCACGTCTCAGGACGTCCAGCGCGCCAAGAAAATCCGG AACGCGGCGCTGCAGCACCTCTTCATCAGGAAGAGCTTCCGTCCCTTCAAGTGCACGCTGTGCGGGAAGGCCTTCCGGGACAAAGACAAGCTGGACCAGCACCTGCGGGTCCACGGGCGCGACGCCTTCGCCTTCTCCTGCCACATCTGCAGCAAGAGCTTCCTGAGCGACTCGGCCCTGGAGGACCACCTGGTGGAGCACACGGAGAACCGCTCCTACTCCTGCCTCCTCTGTCCCGACACCTTCGAGAGGCTGGAGCTGCTGAAGGACCACGTGGAGGTCCACTCTGTGGACGGCTGCTTCACCTGTCCCTCCTGCAAGAAGACGTTTACGGACTTCATCCAG gTGAAGAAGCACATCCGCTGCTTCCATTCGGAGAAGATCTTCCAGTGTCCGAACTGCGAAAAGGCCTTCTGCCGGCCGGACAAGCTGCGGCTGCACATGCTGCGCCACTCCGACCGCAAGGACTTCCTGTGCTCCACCTGCGGCAAACAGTTCAAG AGGAAAGACAAGCTGCGGGAACACATGCAGCGGATGCACAATCCCGACCGGGAAGCCAAGAAGTCCGACCGGACGCACCGCGCCAAAACCCACAAGACCAAGACCCCCACCTCCGActtcgagagcttcgccttcaAATGCAGGCCATGCATGATGGGCTTCCGCCGCCGAGGAATGCTG GTGAATCATTTATCCAAACGCCATCCTGAGATGCGGATCGACGACGTTCCGGAGCTGACGCTCCCGATCATCAAACCCAACCGGGATTACTTCTGTCAGTACTGCGATAAG GTCTATAAGAGCGCCAGTAAAAGGAAAGCTCACATCCTGAAGAACCACCCCGGAGCGGAACTCCCTCCCAGCATCCGGAAGCTCCGCCCCGCCGCTCCTGGAGAGCCAGACCCCATGTTGAGCACGCACACCCAGCTGACCGGCACCATCGCCACGGCGCCGGTCTGCTGCCCGCACTGCGCCAAGCagtacagcagcaag ACCAAGATGGTGCAGCACATCAGGAAGAAGCACCCGGAGTTCGCCCAGCTGGCCAACGCCATCCAGACGCCGCTGACCACGGCCGTGATCAGTTCTGCTCCCGCCGTCATCGGCGCCGACGGAGCCACAGCCGAGGCCGTCGTG ACCACGGACCTGCTGACCCAGGCCATGACAGAACTGTCCCAGACGCTGACCACGGACTACCGGGCCACTCCGGGGGACTACCAGAGGATCCAGTACATCCCGGTGTCGCAGGCCGGAGGCGGCCTGTCGCAGCCGCAGCACATCCAGCTGCAGGTGGTCCAGGTCGCCCCG GCGTCCTCCCCTCACGCCCAGCCTCCGGCGGTGGACGTGAACCAGCTCCACGACCCTCACAGCTACAGCCAGCACTCCATCCAGGTGCAGCACATCCAGGTGTCTGAGGCCTCAGGCGCGGCCCCCGGAGCCACGCAG GGAACCAGCCAGCCTCTGAGCCCCGCCTCCCAGCAGCCGAGTCAGGACCTGAGCCCCGCCCAGCTGACCCCCGTCACCTTAGCTCAGAGCCACTCCCTGCAGGCGAGCAGCGGCCAGCAGCCGGGCGCCGTGCAGCACGCCTACATACCCGGGAACTGGAACTACCGGGGCTACC CTTCTGAGATCCAGATGATGGCGCTGCCGCACGCTCAGTACGTCATCGCCGAGGCCAGCGCGCCCGTGTCCGGAGTCGGCAGCAACCAGGTGAAAACG ACGCACTACGTCATCTCCGAGGGTCAGAGCGAGCTGGAGGCGAAGCAGGCGGCTCCTCAGGGCGCCGCCCAGAACGCCGCCGAGCCGCTGGAGCAGCAGCCCGCCGCCCCGACGGCCACGCAGTACATCATCACCGCCACCACCAACAGCAGCGGCGCCAGCGAGGTTCACATCACGAAGCCGTGA
- the prdm10 gene encoding PR domain zinc finger protein 10 isoform X2 → METKQEASAVWSQTVSDDSSNPTQVHFEGGAVAQIVYGGDQAERAEQQVVYAADGSSYTSVESAEHTLVYIHPADGAQTVFADQPQVAYIQQDGTTQQVTVLLPGGQNMNAANLHVLSNVADAPQAILEPVSQLSASNSLADMADITDPPTSPLGATDSTDDSDEVEDDDSELEDWELRQPQAFDPHSLWCEECNCANPSDCPLHGPLHPIPNRPVLSKARASLPQILYIDRFLGGVFSKRRIPKRTQFGPVEAPLVPQSELQEHFFHLKLCLLDEAKDGEKPSDTWLDLSDEDGCNWMMFVRPARNHLEQNLVAYQYGSEIFYTCIKHIQPKQELKVWYAASYAEFVNQKIHDVTEEERKVLQEQEWNWPCYECNRRFVSSEQLQLHLNMHDDKLSSVTRSKGRGRGRGRKRFGTGRRPGRPPKFLRLDPPPVDANGDKTSEMLELTEKPLEERTDGAENGVKDVELELEPEEEEEAGAGAELVPPAEQRLPESTAPSSNSDLPGPLKEDPAPSGQSNLTSQDVQRAKKIRNAALQHLFIRKSFRPFKCTLCGKAFRDKDKLDQHLRVHGRDAFAFSCHICSKSFLSDSALEDHLVEHTENRSYSCLLCPDTFERLELLKDHVEVHSVDGCFTCPSCKKTFTDFIQVKKHIRCFHSEKIFQCPNCEKAFCRPDKLRLHMLRHSDRKDFLCSTCGKQFKRKDKLREHMQRMHNPDREAKKSDRTHRAKTHKTKTPTSDFESFAFKCRPCMMGFRRRGMLVNHLSKRHPEMRIDDVPELTLPIIKPNRDYFCQYCDKVYKSASKRKAHILKNHPGAELPPSIRKLRPAAPGEPDPMLSTHTQLTGTIATAPVCCPHCAKQYSSKTKMVQHIRKKHPEFAQLANAIQTPLTTAVISSAPAVIGADGATAEAVVTTDLLTQAMTELSQTLTTDYRATPGDYQRIQYIPVSQAGGGLSQPQHIQLQVVQVAPASSPHAQPPAVDVNQLHDPHSYSQHSIQVQHIQVSEASGAAPGATQGTSQPLSPASQQPSQDLSPAQLTPVTLAQSHSLQASSGQQPGAVQHAYIPGNWNYRGYPSEIQMMALPHAQYVIAEASAPVSGVGSNQVKTTHYVISEGQSELEAKQAAPQGAAQNAAEPLEQQPAAPTATQYIITATTNSSGASEVHITKP, encoded by the exons atggagaccAAGCAGGAAGCGTCCGCCGTCTGGAGTCAGACCGTCAGCGATGACTCCAGCAACCCCACGCAG GTGCATTTCGAAGGCGGAGCCGTGGCCCAGATCGTGTATGGCGGCGATCAGGCGGAGCGGGCCGAGCAGCAGGTGGTGTACGCCGCAGACGGGAGCTCGTACACCTCGGTGGAGTCCGCGGAGCACACCCTGGTCTACATACACCCCGCCGATGGCGCTCAG acGGTTTTCGCCGACCAGCCGCAGGTCGCTTACATCCAGCAGGACGGCACGACTCAGCAG GTGACGGTTCTGCTGCCAGGCGGGCAGAACATGAACGCTGCCAACCTGCACGTCCTGAGCAACGTGGCGGACGCTCCGCAGGCCATCCTGGAGCCCGTTTCTCAG CTGTCTGCGTCCAACTCGCTGGCAGACATGGCCGACATCACAGACCCCCCCACCAGCCCGCTGGGAGCCACGGACTCCACCGACGACTCGGACGAGGTGGAGGACGACGACTCGGAGCTGGAGGACTGGGAGCTGCGGCAGCCTCAGGCGTTCGACCCTCACAGCCTCT GGTGCGAGGAGTGCAACTGCGCCAACCCCTCGGACTGTCCCCTCCACGGTCCTCTGCACCCCATCCCCAACCGGCCGGTCCTGTCCAAGGCCCGGGCCAGCCTGCCTCAGATCCTCTACATCGACCGCTTCCTGGGCGGCGTCTTCTCCAAGAGGCGCATCCCGAAGCGCACGCAGTTCGGCCCCGTGGAGGCGCCCCTGGTTCCCCAGAGCGAGCTGCAGGAGCACTTCTTCCACCTGAAG CTGTGCCTGCTGGATGAGGCGAAGGACGGCGAGAAGCCGAGCGACACGTGGCTCGACCTGTCGGACGAGGACGGCTGCAACTGGATGATGTTCGTCCGGCCCGCCCGGAACCACCTGGAGCAGAACCTGGTGGCGTACCAGTACGGCTCGGAGATCTTCTACACCTGCATCAAACACATCCAGCCGAAGCAGGAGCTGAAG gtgtGGTACGCGGCGTCGTACGCGGAGTTTGTGAATCAGAAGATCCACGATGTGacagaagaagagaggaaag TCCTGCAGGAGCAGGAGTGGAACTGGCCGTGTTACGAGTGCAACCGGCGCTTCGTGAGCTcggagcagctgcagcttcacctCAACATGCACGACGACAAGCTGAGCTCCGTCACGAG ATCCAAAGGTCGCGGCAGAGGACGGGGCAGGAAGAGGTTCGGGACAGGAAGGAGGCCGGGGCGCCCGCCTAAGTTTCTACGCCTGGACCCGCCCCCTGTGGACGCCAACGGAGACAAGACGAGC GAGATGTTGGAGTTGACGGAGAAGCCGCTGGAGGAGCGGACGGACGGAGCGGAGAACGGCGTGAAGGAcgtggagctggagctggagccggaggaggaggaggaggccggcGCCGGGGCGGAGCTCGTCCCCCCCGCCGAGCAGCGCCTCCCGGAGTCCACGGCACCGTCCTCCAACTCGGACCTGCCCGGCCCGCTGAAGGAGGACCCGGCGCCGAGCGGCCAATCGAATCTCACGTCTCAGGACGTCCAGCGCGCCAAGAAAATCCGG AACGCGGCGCTGCAGCACCTCTTCATCAGGAAGAGCTTCCGTCCCTTCAAGTGCACGCTGTGCGGGAAGGCCTTCCGGGACAAAGACAAGCTGGACCAGCACCTGCGGGTCCACGGGCGCGACGCCTTCGCCTTCTCCTGCCACATCTGCAGCAAGAGCTTCCTGAGCGACTCGGCCCTGGAGGACCACCTGGTGGAGCACACGGAGAACCGCTCCTACTCCTGCCTCCTCTGTCCCGACACCTTCGAGAGGCTGGAGCTGCTGAAGGACCACGTGGAGGTCCACTCTGTGGACGGCTGCTTCACCTGTCCCTCCTGCAAGAAGACGTTTACGGACTTCATCCAG gTGAAGAAGCACATCCGCTGCTTCCATTCGGAGAAGATCTTCCAGTGTCCGAACTGCGAAAAGGCCTTCTGCCGGCCGGACAAGCTGCGGCTGCACATGCTGCGCCACTCCGACCGCAAGGACTTCCTGTGCTCCACCTGCGGCAAACAGTTCAAG AGGAAAGACAAGCTGCGGGAACACATGCAGCGGATGCACAATCCCGACCGGGAAGCCAAGAAGTCCGACCGGACGCACCGCGCCAAAACCCACAAGACCAAGACCCCCACCTCCGActtcgagagcttcgccttcaAATGCAGGCCATGCATGATGGGCTTCCGCCGCCGAGGAATGCTG GTGAATCATTTATCCAAACGCCATCCTGAGATGCGGATCGACGACGTTCCGGAGCTGACGCTCCCGATCATCAAACCCAACCGGGATTACTTCTGTCAGTACTGCGATAAG GTCTATAAGAGCGCCAGTAAAAGGAAAGCTCACATCCTGAAGAACCACCCCGGAGCGGAACTCCCTCCCAGCATCCGGAAGCTCCGCCCCGCCGCTCCTGGAGAGCCAGACCCCATGTTGAGCACGCACACCCAGCTGACCGGCACCATCGCCACGGCGCCGGTCTGCTGCCCGCACTGCGCCAAGCagtacagcagcaag ACCAAGATGGTGCAGCACATCAGGAAGAAGCACCCGGAGTTCGCCCAGCTGGCCAACGCCATCCAGACGCCGCTGACCACGGCCGTGATCAGTTCTGCTCCCGCCGTCATCGGCGCCGACGGAGCCACAGCCGAGGCCGTCGTG ACCACGGACCTGCTGACCCAGGCCATGACAGAACTGTCCCAGACGCTGACCACGGACTACCGGGCCACTCCGGGGGACTACCAGAGGATCCAGTACATCCCGGTGTCGCAGGCCGGAGGCGGCCTGTCGCAGCCGCAGCACATCCAGCTGCAGGTGGTCCAGGTCGCCCCG GCGTCCTCCCCTCACGCCCAGCCTCCGGCGGTGGACGTGAACCAGCTCCACGACCCTCACAGCTACAGCCAGCACTCCATCCAGGTGCAGCACATCCAGGTGTCTGAGGCCTCAGGCGCGGCCCCCGGAGCCACGCAG GGAACCAGCCAGCCTCTGAGCCCCGCCTCCCAGCAGCCGAGTCAGGACCTGAGCCCCGCCCAGCTGACCCCCGTCACCTTAGCTCAGAGCCACTCCCTGCAGGCGAGCAGCGGCCAGCAGCCGGGCGCCGTGCAGCACGCCTACATACCCGGGAACTGGAACTACCGGGGCTACC CTTCTGAGATCCAGATGATGGCGCTGCCGCACGCTCAGTACGTCATCGCCGAGGCCAGCGCGCCCGTGTCCGGAGTCGGCAGCAACCAGGTGAAAACG ACGCACTACGTCATCTCCGAGGGTCAGAGCGAGCTGGAGGCGAAGCAGGCGGCTCCTCAGGGCGCCGCCCAGAACGCCGCCGAGCCGCTGGAGCAGCAGCCCGCCGCCCCGACGGCCACGCAGTACATCATCACCGCCACCACCAACAGCAGCGGCGCCAGCGAGGTTCACATCACGAAGCCGTGA